A section of the Desulfovibrio desulfuricans genome encodes:
- a CDS encoding response regulator, with translation MGDIPGEVCRILLVDDHKLLMEGVRSLLAPYGHLRVVGMAQNGGEAVALAASLQPHLLVLDLGMPGMNGLETGRAVLEVRPQTRILVYTGHEDQRWLPELIDLGIMGHVRKSESPGVLLRAIESVRAGEIYLSFPDPGGRVAAMLRQRREAADTANADAGADLGALSPREKEIFRLLADGMSVKSIAAELYISPKTVETHKYNLLTKLQAGSVGDLVKIAIRHGLVKV, from the coding sequence ATGGGTGATATTCCGGGCGAGGTCTGCCGTATTTTGCTGGTGGACGATCACAAGCTGCTTATGGAGGGCGTGCGCAGTCTGCTCGCGCCTTACGGGCATCTGCGCGTTGTGGGCATGGCCCAGAACGGGGGCGAAGCTGTGGCGTTGGCGGCATCCTTGCAACCGCACTTGCTGGTGCTTGACCTTGGCATGCCCGGCATGAACGGTCTTGAAACAGGGCGCGCCGTGCTTGAGGTGCGGCCCCAGACGCGTATTTTGGTCTATACCGGGCATGAAGATCAGCGCTGGCTGCCGGAGTTGATTGATCTGGGCATCATGGGGCATGTGCGCAAGTCTGAATCGCCTGGTGTGCTGCTGCGCGCCATTGAAAGTGTGCGTGCGGGCGAGATTTATCTGAGTTTTCCCGATCCGGGCGGGCGTGTGGCGGCCATGCTGCGTCAGCGGCGCGAGGCTGCCGATACGGCGAATGCCGATGCAGGGGCTGATCTGGGGGCGCTTTCGCCCCGCGAGAAAGAGATTTTTCGTTTGCTGGCTGACGGCATGAGCGTCAAGAGCATCGCTGCAGAACTGTATATCAGCCCCAAGACTGTGGAAACCCACAAGTACAATCTGCTTACCAAGTTGCAGGCCGGGTCTGTGGGGGATCTGGTGAAGATTGCCATCCGGCACGGTCTTGTGAAGGTGTAG
- the mgtE gene encoding magnesium transporter, whose translation MADQHNDKFRTDPAEQPGSAQPTVVPPHPSSEQDALRPDAASLLTAERPDVHDEDFAAEYADAEFVHPADMADHLENLSLEKQVSTLSRMSKEDAAEALAELDENMAVDVLENLDDDVAAQIIAEMSPDDAADVLDELDEDHRDALLEKLDREDSEELRNLLNFDPDSAGGVMNTELILLEKNFTADEAIAHIRSEMEDKESPYYAYVVDEHQVLVGVLSLRDLMLARPGTIVGDAVSGQSVVSVTYDTDEREVASLLSHYNFMAMPVVDNEGHILGVVTYDDIMDIMHEEASADMLGMVGADPEESVDTPWLESVRKRLPWLFVNMINSALSASVVYMFEGSIAQMAVLAVLMPMVANQAGNTGQQALAVMIRQLATDRFDQKKAWMAVVREGKIGIVTGMAMAVVAFFAAWWFTGLPMVGGVMGGALMCDMLLGAVAGGSIPLIFRALGRDPAQASSIFLTTITDGAGFFIFLGLASLFIL comes from the coding sequence ATGGCAGATCAGCACAACGACAAATTCCGTACCGATCCTGCGGAACAGCCCGGCAGCGCGCAGCCCACTGTAGTACCTCCCCACCCTTCGTCTGAACAAGACGCCCTGCGCCCGGACGCGGCCTCTCTGCTGACTGCGGAGCGGCCAGACGTCCATGATGAAGATTTTGCCGCAGAATACGCCGATGCCGAGTTCGTGCATCCGGCTGACATGGCCGATCATCTTGAGAATCTGAGTCTCGAAAAGCAGGTCAGCACCCTGAGCCGCATGTCCAAGGAAGACGCCGCCGAGGCGTTGGCCGAACTGGACGAGAACATGGCCGTGGACGTGCTGGAAAATCTGGACGATGACGTAGCCGCCCAGATTATCGCCGAGATGTCGCCCGACGACGCCGCCGACGTGCTGGACGAACTGGACGAGGATCACCGCGACGCCCTGCTGGAAAAGCTCGACCGCGAAGATTCGGAAGAATTGCGCAACCTGCTCAATTTTGATCCGGATTCTGCGGGCGGTGTCATGAACACCGAGCTTATTCTGCTGGAAAAGAATTTCACGGCAGACGAAGCTATCGCCCATATCCGCAGTGAAATGGAAGACAAGGAAAGCCCCTACTACGCCTATGTGGTGGACGAACATCAGGTGCTTGTGGGCGTGCTTTCTTTGCGCGACCTCATGCTGGCGCGGCCCGGCACCATCGTGGGCGACGCGGTTTCGGGCCAGAGCGTTGTCAGCGTCACCTACGATACGGACGAGCGCGAAGTGGCAAGCCTGCTTTCGCACTACAATTTTATGGCCATGCCCGTTGTGGACAACGAGGGGCATATCCTCGGCGTAGTTACCTATGACGACATCATGGACATCATGCACGAAGAAGCCAGCGCCGACATGCTGGGCATGGTGGGCGCCGACCCGGAAGAAAGCGTGGATACCCCCTGGCTTGAGAGTGTGCGCAAGCGCCTGCCCTGGCTGTTTGTGAACATGATAAATTCCGCCCTGTCGGCCTCCGTGGTCTACATGTTTGAGGGTTCCATCGCCCAGATGGCCGTGCTGGCCGTGCTCATGCCCATGGTGGCCAATCAGGCGGGCAATACGGGGCAGCAGGCTCTGGCGGTGATGATCCGCCAGTTGGCCACAGACCGTTTTGACCAGAAAAAAGCCTGGATGGCCGTGGTGCGCGAGGGCAAGATCGGCATTGTCACCGGAATGGCTATGGCTGTGGTGGCTTTTTTCGCGGCATGGTGGTTCACAGGCCTGCCCATGGTGGGCGGCGTCATGGGCGGAGCGCTCATGTGCGACATGCTTTTGGGCGCTGTGGCTGGCGGCTCCATTCCGCTTATTTTTCGGGCGCTGGGGCGCGACCCCGCGCAGGCTTCAAGTATTTTTCTCACCACCATCACCGATGGCGCAGGCTTTTTTATCTTTTTGGGCCTGGCCTCTCTGTTCATTTTATAA
- the nadC gene encoding carboxylating nicotinate-nucleotide diphosphorylase, with translation MFTPWAAFFSPEGQRLLQKSIDLALEEDGPEMTALGLFAPESSMNAVIRAKEDTLVVGLPVIGAVFKSLGAPFTWRALVREATSVPSMTEVAHITAPATAMLKAERVILNFITHLSGIANLTARYVRELEGTGVRLLDTRKTTPGLRWVEKYAVQAGGGHNHRKNLTEMLMLKDNHIDAAGSITAAVARLRAHYAPCPPIEVECRTLDHVREAVAAKADRIMMDNMDGQRLSEALALVPRSIETEVSGGVRLDTIRALALTEPRRPDFISVGRLTHSAVSADFSMTLLAV, from the coding sequence ATGTTCACGCCCTGGGCCGCATTTTTCTCTCCCGAAGGTCAGCGGCTACTCCAAAAATCCATCGATCTCGCTCTTGAGGAAGACGGCCCTGAAATGACCGCTCTGGGGCTTTTTGCCCCAGAATCCTCCATGAACGCTGTCATCCGCGCCAAGGAAGATACCCTGGTTGTGGGCCTGCCTGTTATTGGCGCTGTTTTCAAAAGCCTCGGCGCGCCTTTTACGTGGCGCGCGCTGGTCAGGGAAGCCACCTCCGTGCCCTCCATGACAGAGGTTGCGCACATCACGGCCCCTGCCACGGCCATGCTCAAGGCCGAACGCGTCATTCTGAACTTCATCACCCATCTTTCGGGCATTGCCAACCTCACCGCCCGCTATGTGCGAGAACTGGAAGGCACAGGAGTGCGGCTGCTCGATACCCGCAAAACCACTCCCGGTCTGCGCTGGGTCGAGAAATACGCGGTTCAGGCTGGCGGTGGGCACAACCACCGCAAAAACCTGACCGAAATGCTCATGCTCAAAGACAACCACATCGACGCCGCGGGCTCCATCACGGCGGCGGTTGCCAGGTTGCGCGCGCATTACGCGCCCTGCCCGCCCATCGAGGTGGAGTGCCGCACCCTTGACCATGTGCGTGAAGCCGTCGCCGCCAAGGCTGACCGCATCATGATGGACAACATGGACGGCCAGCGCCTTTCCGAGGCTCTCGCCCTTGTGCCGCGCTCCATCGAAACGGAAGTGAGCGGCGGCGTGCGGCTGGATACCATCCGCGCCCTTGCGCTCACCGAGCCGCGCAGGCCCGATTTTATTTCTGTGGGGCGTCTGACCCATTCCGCAGTGTCGGCAGATTTCAGCATGACCCTGCTGGCAGTGTAG
- the nadA gene encoding quinolinate synthase NadA, whose translation MQDTSAAIASLKKQLGANLCIMGHHYQNDNVVRHCDITGDSLELARRVPGIDAAHIVFCGVYFMGESAALLAKPGQSVHLPSLDADCLMSRMTPAPLARKVLEQLAATGRKIIPLAYVNTDLALKAVVGEFGGAVCTSANARIMLRWALDQGDGVLFLPDRHLGNNTAETLGISQDERHVLRVGAAGLVQPETQPLDRKLLLWPGCCAIHARFEPDDVEAIRAEYPGCRVIAHPECRQEVIEACDGAGSTSYLIKEAARVAAEEPGTTLIVGTENNLVYRLAERHAGQCRILPLGHAICGNMAKVTEKKLLATLQSVAAGAASPLHIEENLCPPARLSLTRMLEACGN comes from the coding sequence ATGCAAGACACAAGCGCTGCAATCGCATCCCTGAAAAAACAGCTTGGCGCGAATCTGTGTATAATGGGGCACCACTACCAGAATGATAACGTGGTGCGCCACTGCGACATCACCGGAGATTCGCTGGAGCTTGCCCGCCGCGTTCCCGGCATTGACGCGGCCCACATTGTTTTTTGCGGCGTCTATTTTATGGGGGAATCCGCCGCCCTGCTGGCAAAACCCGGCCAGAGCGTGCATCTGCCCAGCCTGGACGCAGACTGCCTCATGTCGCGCATGACCCCGGCCCCCCTGGCCCGCAAGGTGCTGGAGCAGCTCGCAGCCACAGGCCGCAAGATCATTCCGCTGGCTTACGTCAACACCGATCTGGCCCTCAAGGCCGTGGTGGGCGAATTTGGCGGCGCGGTCTGCACATCGGCCAATGCCAGGATCATGCTGCGTTGGGCGCTGGATCAGGGCGACGGCGTGCTCTTTCTGCCCGACAGACATCTGGGCAACAATACCGCCGAAACCTTGGGCATCAGCCAGGATGAGCGCCATGTGCTGCGCGTGGGCGCTGCGGGGCTGGTACAGCCAGAAACCCAGCCCCTTGACCGCAAGCTGTTGCTCTGGCCAGGCTGTTGCGCCATCCACGCGCGTTTTGAACCCGATGATGTGGAGGCCATCCGCGCCGAATACCCCGGCTGCCGCGTCATCGCCCACCCCGAATGCAGGCAGGAAGTCATCGAAGCCTGCGACGGCGCTGGTTCCACGTCATATCTTATCAAGGAGGCGGCCCGCGTAGCCGCCGAAGAACCGGGCACGACCCTGATTGTCGGCACGGAAAACAACCTTGTCTACCGCCTGGCCGAACGCCATGCGGGCCAGTGCCGCATCCTGCCGCTGGGGCATGCCATTTGCGGCAACATGGCCAAGGTTACGGAAAAGAAGCTTCTGGCCACGCTGCAAAGCGTAGCCGCCGGAGCAGCCTCGCCTCTGCACATTGAGGAGAACCTCTGCCCCCCCGCCCGTCTCTCCCTAACCCGCATGCTTGAAGCCTGCGGTAACTGA
- the nadB gene encoding L-aspartate oxidase, whose amino-acid sequence MNSIRRHVPVLIIGSGVAGCTAALTLADSGCDVLLLNAGDRLADGNSELAQGGIIYQANPTPEHPSDAPALEKDILVAGHNYNYNKAVSFLCAQGPQCVDEVLIKRAQVPFDRNEDGTFNLTREGGHSTQRILHCADFSGRAIMEGLTAQVLAHPRITRLHRRAAIDLLTSHHHAKASQYRYEVRNRCLGAYVLNEETGETETILADWTVLATGGVGQVFLHSTNSPGCVGTGMSMAFRAGVDLANLEFMQFHPTALYEERSNRRSLITEAMRGEGARLLDSKGRAFMLDHDPRGDLAPRDVVAQAMMDEMLHTGAPCLYLDVSGVEQDVPTRFPTVYEKCREAGIDILKEPIPVVPAAHYFCGGVLTDVHGRTSLHGLYAIGECACTGLHGANRLASTSLLEALVWGVSSGKDLAHRVVAESGLPKALAAAIPDWRHEGDERRDDPALVAQDWTNIRNTMWNYVGIARTEARLRRAFEDMRDLVRHIHDFYKRTRISRRLVDLFHGSQTSYIITQAALRNKVSIGCHHRVD is encoded by the coding sequence GTGAACTCTATTCGCCGCCATGTGCCCGTGCTGATCATCGGCTCGGGCGTTGCCGGATGCACCGCTGCACTTACCCTTGCCGACTCCGGCTGCGACGTTCTCCTGCTCAACGCCGGAGACAGGCTGGCTGACGGCAACTCCGAGCTTGCCCAGGGCGGCATCATCTATCAGGCAAATCCCACGCCAGAACATCCCTCGGACGCACCAGCGCTGGAAAAGGACATTCTGGTTGCAGGGCACAATTATAATTACAACAAGGCCGTCAGTTTTCTGTGCGCGCAAGGCCCGCAGTGCGTGGACGAGGTGCTCATCAAGCGCGCCCAGGTGCCCTTTGACCGCAACGAGGACGGCACGTTCAACCTCACGCGCGAGGGTGGGCATTCCACCCAGCGTATTCTGCACTGCGCCGACTTTTCGGGCCGGGCCATCATGGAGGGCCTCACCGCCCAGGTGTTGGCGCATCCGCGCATCACGCGGCTGCACCGCCGCGCCGCCATCGACCTTCTGACCAGCCACCACCACGCCAAGGCCTCGCAGTACCGCTACGAGGTGCGCAACCGCTGCCTTGGCGCGTACGTGCTCAATGAAGAAACCGGCGAGACGGAAACCATCCTCGCGGACTGGACAGTGCTTGCCACCGGCGGCGTGGGGCAGGTCTTTCTGCACTCCACCAACTCGCCCGGCTGCGTGGGCACGGGTATGTCCATGGCCTTTCGCGCTGGTGTTGACCTTGCCAACCTCGAGTTCATGCAGTTCCACCCAACCGCGCTGTACGAAGAACGCAGCAACCGCCGCTCGCTCATTACCGAGGCCATGCGCGGCGAGGGCGCGCGCCTGCTTGACAGCAAGGGCCGCGCCTTCATGCTTGACCACGACCCCAGGGGCGATCTGGCCCCGCGTGACGTGGTGGCCCAGGCCATGATGGACGAGATGCTGCACACCGGCGCGCCCTGCCTCTATCTGGACGTGAGCGGCGTGGAGCAGGACGTGCCCACGCGCTTTCCTACCGTATACGAAAAGTGCCGCGAGGCCGGCATCGACATCCTCAAGGAACCCATTCCCGTGGTGCCCGCGGCCCACTACTTCTGCGGCGGCGTGCTCACCGACGTGCATGGCCGCACCTCGCTGCACGGACTCTACGCCATCGGCGAATGCGCCTGCACCGGCCTGCACGGGGCCAACCGTCTTGCCAGCACCTCCCTGCTTGAGGCATTGGTATGGGGCGTAAGCAGCGGCAAGGATCTGGCCCACCGAGTGGTGGCCGAAAGCGGCCTGCCCAAGGCTCTGGCCGCAGCCATCCCCGACTGGCGGCACGAAGGCGACGAACGCAGGGACGACCCGGCCCTTGTGGCCCAGGACTGGACAAACATCCGCAATACCATGTGGAACTATGTGGGCATTGCCCGCACAGAGGCGCGCCTGCGCCGCGCCTTTGAAGATATGCGCGACCTTGTGCGGCATATCCACGACTTTTACAAGCGCACACGCATATCGCGGCGGCTGGTGGATCTTTTCCACGGCTCGCAGACCTCGTACATCATCACGCAGGCCGCGTTGCGCAACAAGGTAAGTATTGGCTGCCACCATCGGGTGGATTAA
- a CDS encoding class I SAM-dependent rRNA methyltransferase, which yields MRKLCLKKNEDRRLRAGHLWVFANEVDVKQSPLTDFAPGESATLCDWRGAPLGSVCVNPASLICARLHSRKPDVELDEALLAQRLESALALRQRLYPGPWYRLCHGEGDFLPGLVIDRYGDHLTVQVTTAGMEQRREALTAALHTLLHHTSILWANDLAARGLENLSREQQSEGQLPERLEVPENGCRFFAPCATGQKTGWFYDQRPNRAELARYAKDADVLDIFSYVGGFGVTAAAAGARSVTFVDASAQALAFAEENARANAPGCEAHTLCGDAFDLLRQMRDEGRRFQAISLDPPAFIKRRKDAALGLAAYKQANDLAVQLLTPGGILATSSCSHHLETQSLRACLTQAAAKRKLHARILFAGGQGPDHPIHAAMPETAYLKCFIAQVGA from the coding sequence ATGCGCAAACTCTGTCTCAAAAAAAATGAAGATCGGCGTCTGCGCGCCGGGCACCTCTGGGTATTCGCCAATGAGGTGGACGTAAAACAAAGCCCGCTCACCGACTTTGCCCCCGGTGAGTCCGCAACCCTCTGCGACTGGCGCGGCGCGCCCCTTGGCAGCGTGTGCGTCAATCCTGCTTCGCTTATCTGCGCCCGCCTGCACAGCCGCAAGCCCGATGTGGAGCTGGACGAGGCCCTGCTGGCCCAAAGGCTGGAATCGGCACTGGCCCTGCGCCAGCGCCTCTACCCCGGCCCCTGGTACAGACTTTGCCACGGCGAGGGCGATTTTTTGCCCGGTCTGGTCATTGACCGCTACGGCGACCACCTGACCGTGCAGGTTACCACTGCGGGCATGGAGCAAAGGCGCGAAGCGCTCACAGCCGCCCTGCACACGCTGCTGCATCACACATCCATTCTCTGGGCCAACGACCTAGCCGCGCGCGGGCTTGAGAACCTCTCCCGCGAGCAGCAGAGCGAAGGCCAGTTGCCTGAAAGGCTGGAAGTGCCGGAAAACGGCTGCCGCTTTTTCGCACCCTGCGCCACAGGCCAGAAAACGGGCTGGTTTTACGACCAGCGCCCCAACAGGGCGGAACTGGCACGCTATGCCAAGGATGCCGATGTGCTGGATATTTTCAGCTATGTTGGCGGGTTCGGCGTTACCGCAGCGGCTGCGGGCGCGCGCTCCGTCACCTTTGTGGACGCCTCGGCCCAGGCGCTCGCCTTTGCGGAAGAAAACGCCAGGGCCAACGCCCCCGGCTGCGAAGCCCACACCCTGTGCGGCGACGCCTTTGACCTGCTGCGCCAGATGCGCGACGAGGGCCGCCGTTTTCAGGCCATCAGCCTTGATCCACCGGCCTTCATCAAGCGCCGCAAGGACGCTGCCCTCGGGCTTGCGGCCTATAAACAGGCCAATGATCTGGCGGTGCAACTGCTGACGCCGGGGGGCATACTTGCCACCTCCTCCTGTTCACACCATCTTGAAACGCAGTCTTTGCGCGCTTGCTTGACGCAGGCCGCCGCCAAGCGCAAACTGCATGCCCGTATTCTTTTTGCCGGAGGCCAGGGGCCGGATCATCCCATCCACGCCGCCATGCCCGAAACGGCCTATCTGAAGTGCTTTATCGCCCAAGTGGGCGCTTAA
- a CDS encoding pyridoxal-phosphate-dependent aminotransferase family protein, with protein sequence MLNKVRLLTPGPTPLPERVRLVLAKDMIHHRKSEFKAVMGRVQERLRVLFGTDDVVLPLSCSGTGAMTAAVYSLFTPGQRVLVVEGGKFGQRWREIAVSRGLEVTTIEVPWGEAVDPQAVAAALKADPGIAAVLIQHSETSTGVLHPVEEVARITRDTDTLLLVDGISAVSLAPCPMDQWGIDCLVTGSQKGLMLPPGLALLALSPRAWKRAESVTPGCFYFNLPKERAKIAQGQTLFTSAVNLVVGLDESLEMLLENGLEAIYAKQWALTMLARAGVAAMGLELYAKTHFAWGITSVMLPAGVDGTEVLRIAMDNYGVCMAGGQDHMKGRMVRIGHMGWVDWADLVAGLHALNRGIIEAGGHCGSRDYLEEALAAYRMALAGKPGEPLPLIHS encoded by the coding sequence ATGCTGAACAAAGTCCGCCTGCTCACCCCTGGCCCCACGCCTCTGCCGGAGCGCGTGCGTCTTGTGCTTGCCAAAGACATGATCCACCACCGCAAAAGCGAATTCAAGGCCGTGATGGGCCGGGTTCAGGAGCGCCTGCGCGTGCTGTTCGGCACGGACGATGTGGTTCTGCCCCTATCCTGTTCCGGCACGGGCGCCATGACGGCGGCGGTGTACAGTCTGTTTACCCCCGGTCAGCGCGTGCTGGTGGTTGAGGGCGGCAAGTTTGGTCAGCGCTGGCGCGAGATCGCTGTTTCGCGCGGGCTTGAAGTCACCACCATTGAAGTGCCGTGGGGCGAAGCCGTTGACCCGCAGGCGGTAGCGGCGGCCCTCAAGGCCGACCCGGGCATCGCGGCGGTGCTCATCCAGCACTCCGAAACCTCCACCGGCGTCCTGCATCCTGTGGAAGAAGTGGCCCGCATCACCCGCGATACCGACACCCTGCTGCTGGTGGACGGCATCTCTGCCGTGAGCCTCGCGCCCTGCCCCATGGACCAGTGGGGTATCGACTGTCTTGTCACCGGCTCGCAAAAAGGCCTCATGCTGCCCCCCGGCCTTGCGCTGCTGGCGCTCTCGCCCCGCGCATGGAAAAGGGCCGAAAGCGTCACGCCCGGCTGCTTCTATTTCAACCTGCCCAAGGAAAGGGCCAAAATCGCTCAGGGGCAGACCCTGTTCACCTCTGCGGTGAACCTTGTGGTCGGCCTGGACGAAAGCCTTGAAATGCTGCTGGAAAACGGGCTTGAAGCCATTTACGCCAAGCAGTGGGCGCTGACCATGCTGGCACGCGCGGGCGTTGCCGCCATGGGCCTTGAGCTTTACGCCAAAACCCACTTTGCCTGGGGCATCACCAGCGTCATGCTGCCTGCGGGCGTTGACGGCACCGAAGTGCTGCGCATCGCCATGGACAACTACGGCGTGTGCATGGCTGGCGGGCAGGATCACATGAAGGGCCGGATGGTGCGCATAGGCCATATGGGCTGGGTGGACTGGGCCGATCTGGTGGCCGGGCTGCATGCCCTCAACCGGGGCATCATTGAAGCGGGTGGACACTGCGGCTCACGTGACTATCTTGAAGAAGCGCTGGCCGCCTACCGCATGGCCCTGGCGGGCAAACCCGGCGAGCCGCTGCCGCTGATCCACAGCTAG
- a CDS encoding DUF1844 domain-containing protein, which yields MSDNNCGCKADGPMPEVTFSTFIISLASSALVHLGEVPNPETGGTETNLPLAKHSIDVLEMLRAKTENGLEEQEQKLLESILYELRMKFVIKCGPDCACQSKKA from the coding sequence ATGAGTGACAATAACTGCGGCTGTAAGGCCGATGGCCCCATGCCGGAAGTGACGTTTTCGACCTTTATCATTTCGCTGGCGTCATCGGCTCTGGTGCATCTGGGCGAAGTGCCCAATCCCGAAACCGGCGGCACGGAAACAAACCTGCCGCTGGCAAAGCACAGCATTGACGTGCTGGAAATGCTGCGCGCCAAGACCGAAAACGGGCTGGAAGAACAGGAGCAAAAGCTGCTGGAAAGCATCCTCTACGAACTGCGCATGAAGTTCGTGATCAAGTGCGGCCCGGACTGCGCCTGTCAGTCAAAAAAAGCTTGA
- the argC gene encoding N-acetyl-gamma-glutamyl-phosphate reductase produces the protein MKTINVGLVGITGYAGMELTRLLVSHPSMRLAMACSRAESGKRLGDFYPFLNHMPGADVVISVFDPQEAARQCDVVFLAVPAGTAMDMAEMLLRAGVKVVDLSADFRLRDPETYATWYKREHVCTDLLHKAVYGLPELYAAEIAGAKLIANPGCYPTSVILGLYAAIKNDLVHTDDIVVDAKSGATGAGRKAAVPTLFCEISDNFRAYGLPTHRHTPEIEQELSLLAGHDMRVSFNTHILPTNRGILSTIYTKLKNPATSLDEVREAFTRTWEHSPWIRILPKGALPETRFVRGSMFCDLGLVVDPRTGRLIIVSAIDNLCRGASGQAMANANLMCGLPVETGLNTLAPLA, from the coding sequence ATGAAGACAATCAATGTGGGTCTGGTGGGCATTACCGGCTACGCGGGCATGGAGCTGACGCGGCTTCTCGTGAGCCATCCTTCCATGCGGCTTGCCATGGCCTGTTCGCGGGCAGAATCCGGCAAACGGCTGGGGGATTTCTATCCTTTTCTGAACCACATGCCCGGCGCGGATGTGGTCATCAGCGTATTTGACCCGCAGGAAGCCGCCCGCCAGTGCGATGTGGTCTTTCTTGCCGTGCCCGCAGGCACAGCCATGGATATGGCTGAAATGCTGTTGCGCGCCGGAGTGAAGGTTGTTGACCTCTCGGCGGATTTTCGTCTGCGCGATCCAGAAACCTATGCTACATGGTACAAACGCGAGCATGTGTGCACTGATCTGCTGCACAAGGCCGTGTACGGCCTGCCCGAACTGTACGCCGCTGAAATCGCGGGGGCCAAGCTTATCGCCAACCCCGGCTGTTACCCCACCTCGGTGATTCTGGGCCTGTACGCCGCCATCAAGAACGATCTCGTGCATACAGACGACATCGTGGTGGACGCCAAATCCGGAGCCACGGGCGCTGGCCGCAAGGCGGCCGTGCCTACGCTGTTCTGCGAAATTTCCGACAATTTCCGCGCCTACGGCCTGCCCACGCACCGCCATACGCCGGAAATCGAGCAGGAACTCAGCCTGCTGGCGGGCCACGACATGCGGGTTTCGTTCAACACGCACATCTTGCCCACCAACAGGGGCATTTTGTCCACCATCTACACCAAGCTCAAAAACCCCGCCACCAGTCTGGACGAAGTGCGCGAGGCCTTTACCCGCACGTGGGAACACAGCCCGTGGATTCGCATCCTGCCCAAGGGGGCGCTGCCGGAAACCCGTTTTGTGCGCGGCAGCATGTTCTGCGACCTTGGTCTTGTGGTAGACCCCCGTACAGGGCGGCTCATCATCGTTTCCGCCATCGACAATCTGTGCAGGGGCGCATCCGGTCAGGCCATGGCCAACGCAAACCTCATGTGCGGGCTGCCGGTAGAAACGGGCCTCAATACTTTGGCCCCGCTGGCCTAA
- the hypD gene encoding hydrogenase formation protein HypD — protein sequence MQLETAFQNPQLCHSLLDRLNRALDGRTMRFMEVCGTHTVAIFQSGLRSLLPKSVTHLSGPGCPVCVTHDAEVAAFLELAGRDRVIIATFGDLLRVPGPGGLSLKHAQAQGARVEIVYSPLDALTLAAANPGDTVVFLGIGFETTAPTVAATLLTAQQRGLNNFCVLSLHKLVPPALRILLEDSQCGVEAFLLPGHVSTILGLEPYAFLARDFHVPGIVGGFQPADILLALCLMAEQMRDGKPDVVNAYPRAVDDTGNPRARALLEQFFQPADALWRGIGRIPQSGLALRPEYESMDAMKRLDLTLPDVPPLPGCRCGDVLKGRITPPDCPLFGKRCTPANPVGPCMVSTEGSCAAYFKYSER from the coding sequence ATGCAACTGGAAACCGCCTTTCAGAATCCGCAACTGTGCCACAGCCTTCTTGATCGCCTTAACCGCGCCCTTGATGGTCGCACAATGCGCTTCATGGAAGTGTGCGGCACCCATACAGTTGCCATCTTCCAGAGCGGCCTGCGCTCGCTCCTGCCCAAATCGGTAACGCACCTTTCCGGCCCCGGCTGCCCCGTATGCGTCACGCATGATGCGGAAGTTGCCGCCTTTCTTGAGCTTGCGGGCCGTGACCGCGTCATCATAGCCACCTTTGGGGACCTTTTGCGCGTGCCCGGCCCCGGCGGCCTCAGCCTCAAACACGCTCAGGCCCAGGGCGCGCGGGTTGAGATTGTCTATTCGCCTCTGGACGCCCTGACCCTTGCGGCGGCCAACCCCGGCGATACAGTGGTTTTTCTGGGCATTGGTTTTGAAACCACCGCCCCCACCGTGGCCGCCACCCTGCTCACCGCCCAGCAGCGCGGGCTGAACAACTTCTGCGTGCTCTCCCTGCACAAGCTTGTGCCCCCCGCCCTGCGCATTCTGCTTGAAGACAGCCAGTGCGGCGTAGAAGCCTTTTTGCTGCCGGGGCACGTTTCCACCATTCTTGGGCTGGAGCCCTACGCCTTTCTGGCGCGCGATTTTCATGTTCCCGGCATTGTGGGCGGCTTCCAGCCCGCCGACATTCTGCTGGCCCTCTGCCTCATGGCCGAGCAGATGCGCGACGGCAAGCCCGATGTGGTCAATGCCTACCCCCGCGCCGTGGACGACACGGGCAACCCCCGCGCCCGCGCCCTGCTGGAACAGTTTTTCCAACCGGCGGACGCCCTGTGGCGCGGCATAGGCCGCATACCCCAGAGCGGCCTGGCCCTGCGCCCGGAATATGAGAGTATGGACGCCATGAAGCGCCTTGACCTCACCTTGCCGGATGTCCCCCCCCTGCCCGGCTGTCGCTGCGGCGATGTGCTCAAGGGGCGCATCACCCCGCCGGACTGTCCGCTTTTCGGCAAGCGCTGCACCCCCGCCAATCCCGTTGGCCCATGTATGGTTTCTACCGAGGGCAGTTGCGCGGCCTACTTTAAATATTCGGAGCGATAA